The sequence below is a genomic window from Bombus fervidus isolate BK054 chromosome 2, iyBomFerv1, whole genome shotgun sequence.
TCCCTCTAGTCCTGCACCTTGTAAGTGTTTATAATATactgaaaatttgtttaaatatatttttctataaaagaattaaaaaatatttatattgaaattatttattttttaatatagctGCTAATTCAGGGACTGGTAATTCCATAGTGATTCAAAATGCAATGGTACAAAGCCCTCAGCCACAAATTTCACAAGTAGGTTCAGGTTCCAATACTGGTAACACTCCATGTACGCAAGCTGTTGTTGAGCAAACTTTATTACCACCTCCtaagaaaaaagcaaaaaagaaaaagaaagcaaaacgGAAAGATGATGAACCACCAAGATTGGACCTTGCcagtataatgaaaatatcagGAATTGGAGATGATGATGATATTTTTGATACTGATCTTACAACTGAATCAGATGTTTCTTGTCAAGTTCAAATTGAATCAAGTTCAGGACAAAACCTGGGACAACTTTTATCCCAAGTACCTACAATACCTACCAGTTCTACTCAGAATTTGATACAAGTACCTGCACCAAATACAACGAACACACAAACGTCTGCATCTCAGACATTTAATAGCCAACTTGTTGCCCAACTTCAGATGCCTGTGCAGAATGTACAAGGGCAATTACGATTTGCTCTTGGAGAAGATGGGAGAGTTGTTTTACACCGTACTCCAGAACTAAATCAGCCTGAAATGGATCAAGCTACTGCTCAAGCACTGATACGATCATTAACACAAGGTGGTGGACAAAATTCACCAATTATTTCTCATCTTCTTGGACAAGCACAAACGTCGACACAATCTACACAAAGTACTGTGCTACAGAGACAAAAATTCGTTAAATCACCTTTATCATCCAGTGTTTCAGCAGCTACTACTATTGTAAGTTCTGCAGCTCCACAAAGTGTTACTTGTGCTACTAGTCCACAGCATGTGCAAGTATGCTCGAAATCAAACAATCAACAGAAAAGTGTAAATGTTCCTCAAGAATCCAGTCCTGTGTTAAATGTTTGTGTTCAAAACAATCTTGTATCTCTACAAACATTGGATATGCAAGcatcgaaaaatattaatgtacaAAATCTCACACCAACAACAAAAGCTAATCAGTCATCTAATTCTAGCCTTCCACAACCAAACAGTAATGTTCTAACTTCTGATGTTTTAGCAACAAAACCTTCGTGTACTACATTCAGTGTACAAAATTCTCGATTGACTAATACGAGTCAAACGACTAGTAATCAACAAAATTCTAATGTTTCTGCACAAAAATCTAGTCAAGTGCGACTTACAAATGCTTGTGTTACTACTAATGTGcgacaaaatttaaataaaatatctcagAGTGCTGCTCATGTTCAAAAACCCTTACCAAATAATTTAACTGTACAAAATGAACACACTGTGACAAAAAGTAATCAAAGTCATCAGCAGGAATCAATAACACTGCAACAAGATACACCAATATATCAGCATAATCAACATCAGCAAATAACAGCACAGACTGTACAAACGCAGAATGTCCAACAAGTTTTTGAACAAAATCTTCAAACTTCTGGATCAAATGCTCAACATAATTCTTTAAACATGTTACAACAACAAAGTTCTTGCAATACCGCAATGCAGCATGATGCTATGAATGTTTTGCAACAACATTCTAGTATTCaacaaaatacaattaatgTTTTACAGCAAAATGCATCTAGTAATGTACAAAACATTGAACAAAATTTGCAGTCTGCCATTGGTGATTTAACTCATGCACAGCAAAATGTTATTACAAGTATGCAACAGCAAAATACATCTGCTATTTTGCATAATACAAGTGTACaacaaaatgtaaatgtaCAGCAGCAAAATGTAAATGTACAACAACAGAACGTTAATGTACAACAACAAAAAGTTGTTGCAGCAAACACATTTTCTTCTGTGAATACGCATCATTTTGAATCCCAGAATACCGTTAATGCTATACAACAAGGACTAAATACACAGCAAAATAATCAACATCAAAATATTGTGATTACAAATGCTCCACCTCCAAATGCTATGCAGCAAAATGAATCTCAGAAAGTAGAAACCCAAACTGCAACAATGCTTAATTCAacaacaaataatatattaaataatgcaCCAAAAATTACTCCTGAAATTTTAAATGCATTAAGTAATTTAAATCCTAATGAACAGTTATTAATTGCAAATGCAAACGGACAAATGCAATTAATCAGTCAACAGTTGTTACAACAATTTTTAGCAGGACAATTAAATGCAACTAATCAGGTACAAAATCAAAACCAAACTCAGAAAATAGTGATCGGTGAGCCAGATGCAAATAATCAGAATTTACAAGGTGTACAAATCAATACTCCAACGAgtcaaataattgtaaatagtTCTGGTGGAGCTCCTAcaattcaaaataatatacagaatattgTAGTACAAGCTGCTCCTTCGCAAATGCCGCAACATATACAAATTCAAAATTCTAGTTTTCCTAGTCAATTTATTGACAATCTAAATCAACAGCAAATCAGAAATTTAGGTAACAACCAGCCAAAGaagacaaaaattattaaaagaacaaaaactGCTGTTACTACTCAAAATTCTGGAAATACGCAGGTATGTGTAggttttttctatttttctatttagtCTCCTTTTTgttgttaatttaatataataacaggTGACAAAAACAATTACGGTTCCCCGCCCGACAATGATTTCAACAAATACAACTAATCTtcagaaaattgataattctAACAAAATAAACACTGTAGTGTCTCAAAGTACAAATCCAATTAAGAGTGAATCTTctcaaattattacaaatggtCCTGTACTTCCATCTTCTCCTGGAAATCATTTATCAGTTCCTTCAAATGGTCAAATGGTCCAAAGAGTACAGACTATTCAACTTCCTGCTCAAAAACAacagttattaaaaaatatacaatctcaaatacaagctatattaGCTCGTAAATCGGGTTCACAACCAGATCAAACCGTTTTAACAAAGTTATATCAAGACCAAGCAAAAATTTTGGCAAGTGGAAAGGTTGTCAGTACTACAACACATCCCGTTAGTAGTGTAAGtcttgttatattattaatacaaaaatcaaaaagtttgtagtaatttataatgtaaaaaatgtaaagtaatgtaaaaaaaatgtataatgctatgcaattttattttatatagggTACAGAAACGAGTTTTAGTATGAATGCAGTTTCAACAATGGCACCAAATATAATATCCCAGAATTCGTATAAAAATCAGACATCAGCTGTGCAAACTCAAACACAACCATCTACTACTGTGGTAACTTCACAAAGCTTGAATCCAAGTACATCTTCGACGGTACAGAATAATTCATCTAACAGTTATATGAATAACCTTTcggtatataataattttttatatcataattgaattttcatttatgtttttattgaTGACTTATTGGTGAAATTTACAGATATCACAAAATGTGCAAGGACAACAATGTGTACaacaaaataatcaaaatgTACACCAAACGCACACAAAACAGCACAAGATTTATCAAAATCATGGAAATCAGATATTGAGTCCGTCCTCTGCCAATATGCAAATTTTCTCACCACCAATTACCTCTGTAGCTACTGTACAGAGTAACGCACAACAAACACCTTCAGTCCAAACACAACAAATTGGAATGCAACAGTCAACCCAATGTCAAACAGATCCATTAGACATAAAACCAAATATACAAATGTCAAGTCCTGTTAAACAAGAACTTTCTTCACCTATTCAAATACAAGTTCAAAGTGGATCACCTGCAGGACAGGTGGCCTCACCTAGAATGATTGGCAAAGGACCACAAAGAATTCAAAGTCCTGTAAATACCAGTGGTAATCCCAATAAACAAACCGTTAGTCCCAACAACAATTCAAGTCCTTTAGTAAGTCCAAGACAAGGTATAAAAAGACCTGCATCCAGTCCAATTTGCAGACAAATTAATCGTAGTGATTTGTAAgtataatcttttattttaatataatgataCACTTACgaatatatctttatttttatatttacagatTAGAGCaacaattgaaaattgatCAAAACGGTGCGATAAATCCAGACGTAAACACACCATTTTTGAGTAAGCGCGATGCTTGTAAACGACTTGTACGGTATCATTGTTTAAATGAGCAAGTACTTAGTTCTAAGGACTTGGCAAAAGCTGATGAGATGTTTGAAGAAACAGCCAAACATTTACTATCAAAATTCAATTCCATGATGAACAAGTACACGTATCTTCTTCTGATGGAGAGCATGGtatgttaaaaatatgtaattttattcttaaaattttaataatcacTTAATTTAAACTTACAGCGAGAAGTAAGGACGTCGGAATTAATGATGATTGATAGAACTTTTGTTGCTGAAGAacaaagtatattaaataGGTTACGAGAACAAGAGGCTAAAGTTAATGGTAAAGTTAACATATTAATGAATACATTTCTTCtgttatgttatttattataataatatttttcttgtatttattttatagaagagttcaaaaaagaagagaagccATTGGTGCCAAAGGTTGAACCTGGTCTTACAGAAGAAGTCAAATTATCACCATCATTAACTAATGTATCTGTAAAACGTGAGTTAGAAGATGACTTTCTAAGTGATGAAATGGAATGTAAGCCAGTGATTAAATCAGCAAATTGCACTAGTGGTGATTATGATGAGTGGGtagaaatacaaaaagaaCTTGGTGTATATCCATCTACCACAGACTcgtttaaatgtaaaaatatcaataatagtGGTAGTAATAGTGCATGTGCTGTGGCTGTTACAAGGTCATCAAAAACTGAAAGAACACGAGCAAATGGTGAATGTCGTACTACTGTACCAAGTACGAGTATTTCTGGAGTTCAAAACGCAGTTATAAAGGACAATTGTGAACGGGATAGTACTCCAGATTTTGAAAAACGTTGGAATAGTGCTACTGATCTCGAGCGAGATTTGTTAGAAGATACAGACAGCCTAGATGGACTGGCCTTACATTCTCAAACTCAATGTCCAGGCTCTCTTCAAGTAACAACCGAAAGTGGAAATGGCAATGAACATGATGACATTACCGCACAGGTACAATCTGCCATTGATAGCATTCTTAATCTTAAAAAACGTCCTACAAATACATTATCTGGCAGTAGTGGTAACAGTGCATCACAGTCCAGTGAATCAAAGGACACAGTGCTTGACCAAGCAGTCCGCAGCATTTTAGGCTCGTGACCCTCCTTTAATAAAGTATGTTAAACAAGTGAAGTTAATGGTGAACATCATGCTAAttgttcgtttaaaaaatttttaagaacTAGACATTTTTTTGGTGATTTTTTTGTGGTAtgtgaataatataaaaactatGTTTGATATTAAGAATGCGACATTATCTTTGGTAATGCATATTTGAAACCCTGCAAATTGTTGCTAAGTTATTTGTACAAAtcctacaattttaatttcatttatacataaattaaaaCGACTATCTGGATTACGCAATTTTGTATACTTCTCcaaaatttgtcaaaaatttttttctgCAATGGCAATAACTActcataatataaaaacaagtATACTTTCCAGTAGTTTAGCTGTAATAAAGCCATCGCGTTTACCTAAATTTAACAGCTGTACATGTGGatagatagataaatagatTAATAGCTagatagtaaaataaatagcTAATTCGCTCAGATTTTTCAATCTGCCAATTTGtaatgtaattttgtaaaaagtaattatttaaaacaactTATTCCATTTTGTCCGTAGTACTTGTAGAAAAATCTTACAGATACTTAAAACTGGGTCGGTAAattgtacatacatttttaacgtgtattaatattaatattaatattattattattattattattattattattattattattattattggtattatttgtattattgttattgaGATTCGCATTCTCGGAATTATaagtgtattattattattatgatgatgattattattattattattatcattataattttcattaatattattatcattatcattactattatcattattattattattattacaattattattgtcAATACCATCATCTCCAGTGATGAAGAATGTATGGTATAAAGAGAAAGTAGTGATTTAAGAGACTGAAATGGAAGACAATGAAAACAAGAGGCAAATGATATATAAGGTGAAAAGGGAACACAAAAATTTCTAtgataatttgaatttatttctatttaatgtatatgCAGTCTTAAATGTTACAATGCAAAATCAAACAGACATTTTTTAAGTAGATATAGTATTTTACAAGTTATTTGTCATCACATGAAATCACAATAGATCTGAGTAAATGAGTACATGTGTAGAGAGCACATGTGTGGAAAAAGGGTAATTACATGTTGGtgacattttaaataaacagtAGATGACCGGTgaataagatttaaaaaacaaatcttTCTATATGtgcctttttattttctacataGTTGATGACTAATATATCTTATATGTACACCTgacttgtaatttttattcgatcaaTGCTAACATGTTACATAATGCAGATTTCTTAATCAGTATGTTATACATACAAGATTATGGTCtgatttaatcattttctgaAGATCATACATTAAAAGAATAACTTATTATCACCAGCAGTGCTTTTGCAATAAAGATTTAGTTACATGGTTGTATTTTTACATCCTTTTCCCACAAAACTTCATGATAGCTCTCTATACACAGAGGCAATGAAATGTTTTTGGCAAAAGCAATCCAAGACTGACATATATACAGAGAATCAAGCAAAACTATGTAATGTATTACAATAAGAAATAATCATTTGTACATAATATCAATTACACTCTCGACGGCAATCGTGACTTAATGAATTCTTCaaagattttaaaatttgGATATGCTATAGTTCTTTTGATCCTAATAAATTGCCGATATTTCACAAGTAtgtgtatgaaaatatttttatccttatctataattaaaatttcagtttGCAGCAGAATATTTGATTTCCAATACTAAAAAGTTTACACAGTAATATGAGATGCCTGGCGAGAGTGAAGTCAAGTGGTTAATAcgataaaatgtaattagCATTATCAATTACATGATTTTGAATATCATGAATATTTTGTAGTGAACAATTCCTCTCCTAATATTATGGAAATATTGATTTCAATCACAAGTTTGGGTGCCTTATAAGATAATGTTTAGTTAACTTTTTTATCTTGTCAGGACTATATAGTATTTTAATAGAGgcacataaaatttatattaaattacatgtTTTTTACGTGTATCTATATTCTAATATATCccaaaaaattacaaaattagttgaaattatattacagtACATACTATTTAGTTTCTAATGTCTCAaattaatgctttctacttgTAGATgtatattatcaaaattatttcatttatttattttaatggaTACCTTAAAGTATTTAATCATTAGTTATGTAAAATTGTtgaattaatagaaatgaaataacgTCAATtggatatatgaaaatattaccaaacttaattataaaacttaatgtaatatttcaacaaataGAACTTCAGTAACATTGACATTTCATTTTTAGTGAgttgcaattttattaaaaatatatcatttctttatttttaatgaatatataaaaaaacttTACAGgtaagttaaattaaaaatatatattataaaattaaaaccaTAATAAGACATCAAAAATGtatctatttaataaataatttgaataattaaaaaattagacgTATGCAAGAATTGTTGTAAagagtttcaaatttataattactttgtgaatattattacattttaagtATGTAATGTATACAGTATACATAGGTGAATATGGTTTATACAGATTTTTCATGTCGTATAGTGTACGTGATTTAATAGGTGTCAATACATGTGTATGCAATACGTTCATAGGTTTATGGTATATGCAAATGTATTTGtttgtaaacaatttttattatatacaatttagtGTATTAGTATATGAAATGATATAATTTCAGAAATGActaatagaaatatagaagacAAAATGAACGATACTAGCAAAGATGATCCTTACGAGGTAGAAAAATGTGGTAAATGGATTAATGAGCGTAACTTAAATAAGGTTTGAGTCTTTTATTTCTGTGATAGTTGtcttattaattagaaatatatgacatataatataattttaataaaatatttaattttcttctatatttccaATAGGCTAAAAACACGATTTGGAGGTTAGATGTATCTGTCATTATATTGACATATaccataatatttcataaatatatttacaattgaaAGTAGTCAAgttcataattataaatacatactaCAAATATCAGTCTGATAACTGTTCTATATTTTTAGGTCTGCCTACAATTTCCTGATAACCTTTTGCCAGATTCAGTAGAAATTGCATTACGTTTGGAAAACTATGTCAACaagaaagtatatattttgGGAGATACTTCTTATGGTAATTGCTGTGTTGATGAAATAGCTGCTCAGCATATTAATGCTGATAGCATAATACATTTTGGTCATGCTTGTCTAAATCCCACTACTCGTTTACCTGTATTTCATGTATTACTCAAACAAGAAATTGATACATCAGAACttattagtaaatttaaattaaattttgtggATCAGactgaaaaaattttatttttttatgatattgCTTATGCACATAAAATTGGTAAGTTTCTTAAatctaaaaaaatgtttatttaatgtattcaattacttttacaaatatgtttctatttcagaaaagatatataaaatattaaatgctGTTTATAAGAATTTAATCTTTACTTCATTAAACTGTATCTCTAATGTAGAATTCACAGATGTCAAAGATGATGCATCTACGATAATCTTAGGTAGATGTTTTAAATTAGATaaggaatataaaatagaagattatatagcatttttcTTGGGAAA
It includes:
- the LOC139992611 gene encoding uncharacterized protein isoform X3, with translation MQQPQSRPLLGDSVSSTTSPTARRNNPVAVLTHQQLQQLQQLQAQNSSGQSLTFALQQATNNPQDQGNRSTTGNHIVYVNQLNHLNQGTINPSGTGMGLPPATPTFGVGLNMGLPLSLLNTSLTSLTSNVITTSNPLLNLGLPSINTGLTTINPSLNHLNTINSNLTSNIGSNSINNGLSGLGQDINSINTGINRLNALNSTNINSGLPSVNTGITNVNQNLTSLNSNINQNVTSLSTNFTSPSSGVSGLTAINPNINTNLTTTSINSGINQGLNRPINALTTGLTQTSLNSSSTQFPFQAIQSIQSIAPHIVGSNIAHVPSSAISQHPNSNVSTISQMSNTGTLTSSSIFTSTSSEPIHSTTANVNHASNVNLTTNIPHLGTMHSNLSNVSTSNVQHISASNEPNMSLSHASSLSSSQTTGFQPQRQYSQGINPGLSSSVTLTGSSQPSNVVSTINTVKSMQNIQSQNISSPSSPFSIPLKSPASNIAPPTPSPSPNRLLLRSPASNSIQSNRNSPSPVGTSTSNNNFNIQMQSPMQSPMSVSQIQSPVLSPYPPAKSPHLLSGNNSLNNRSPAPGGSPGPPVVRPNTPILQQGMQVLQIIHGTPQGYQSTPTQLVTRTHLIGNQQIQIAATKPAKQPPQILPKPPNQQAAGSQQKQQRVNTTITNQVTQQTQPQLVLAGPQPNPTTATMIPTAQGLLLNQLTQQQLVRVVTAQGMQLQGITPTFFAVPNGFPPAASPVIRHTPSSPAPSANSGTGNSIVIQNAMVQSPQPQISQVGSGSNTGNTPCTQAVVEQTLLPPPKKKAKKKKKAKRKDDEPPRLDLASIMKISGIGDDDDIFDTDLTTESDVSCQVQIESSSGQNLGQLLSQVPTIPTSSTQNLIQVPAPNTTNTQTSASQTFNSQLVAQLQMPVQNVQGQLRFALGEDGRVVLHRTPELNQPEMDQATAQALIRSLTQGGGQNSPIISHLLGQAQTSTQSTQSTVLQRQKFVKSPLSSSVSAATTIVSSAAPQSVTCATSPQHVQVCSKSNNQQKSVNVPQESSPVLNVCVQNNLVSLQTLDMQASKNINVQNLTPTTKANQSSNSSLPQPNSNVLTSDVLATKPSCTTFSVQNSRLTNTSQTTSNQQNSNVSAQKSSQVRLTNACVTTNVRQNLNKISQSAAHVQKPLPNNLTVQNEHTVTKSNQSHQQESITLQQDTPIYQHNQHQQITAQTVQTQNVQQVFEQNLQTSGSNAQHNSLNMLQQQSSCNTAMQHDAMNVLQQHSSIQQNTINVLQQNASSNVQNIEQNLQSAIGDLTHAQQNVITSMQQQNTSAILHNTSVQQNVNVQQQNVNVQQQNVNVQQQKVVAANTFSSVNTHHFESQNTVNAIQQGLNTQQNNQHQNIVITNAPPPNAMQQNESQKVETQTATMLNSTTNNILNNAPKITPEILNALSNLNPNEQLLIANANGQMQLISQQLLQQFLAGQLNATNQVQNQNQTQKIVIGEPDANNQNLQGVQINTPTSQIIVNSSGGAPTIQNNIQNIVVQAAPSQMPQHIQIQNSSFPSQFIDNLNQQQIRNLGNNQPKKTKIIKRTKTAVTTQNSGNTQVTKTITVPRPTMISTNTTNLQKIDNSNKINTVVSQSTNPIKSESSQIITNGPVLPSSPGNHLSVPSNGQMVQRVQTIQLPAQKQQLLKNIQSQIQAILARKSGSQPDQTVLTKLYQDQAKILASGKVVSTTTHPVSSGTETSFSMNAVSTMAPNIISQNSYKNQTSAVQTQTQPSTTVVTSQSLNPSTSSTVQNNSSNSYMNNLSISQNVQGQQCVQQNNQNVHQTHTKQHKIYQNHGNQILSPSSANMQIFSPPITSVATVQSNAQQTPSVQTQQIGMQQSTQCQTDPLDIKPNIQMSSPVKQELSSPIQIQVQSGSPAGQVASPRMIGKGPQRIQSPVNTSGNPNKQTVSPNNNSSPLVSPRQGIKRPASSPICRQINRSDLLEQQLKIDQNGAINPDVNTPFLSKRDACKRLVRYHCLNEQVLSSKDLAKADEMFEETAKHLLSKFNSMMNKYTYLLLMESMREVRTSELMMIDRTFVAEEQSILNRLREQEAKVNEEFKKEEKPLVPKVEPGLTEEVKLSPSLTNVSVKRELEDDFLSDEMECKPVIKSANCTSGDYDEWVEIQKELGVYPSTTDSFKCKNINNSGSNSACAVAVTRSSKTERTRANGECRTTVPSTSISGVQNAVIKDNCERDSTPDFEKRWNSATDLERDLLEDTDSLDGLALHSQTQCPGSLQVTTESGNGNEHDDITAQVQSAIDSILNLKKRPTNTLSGSSGNSASQSSESKDTVLDQAVRSILGS